The Streptomyces sp. NBC_00162 sequence ACCTGGTGACGTACCGCTCGGATGCCAGCCACGTCGGCATGTACGTCGGCAACGGCCAGGTGGTGCACGCCCCGTACCCCGGGGCCCGGGTCCGCTACGACCCCGTCGGGATGATGCCGGTGTCCGCGGTGACCCGGCCCTGACCTCGGGTAACCCGCCCTTGCGTACGATCGGCTGATGCTCCCGGGTCGTCGTCTCGTACGCGCGCTGCCGCTCCTGCTGTGCCTCCTGCTGGCCGGGTGCGCGCTGCGGCCGGCCGACACGGCCGAGCAGGACATCCGCCGGGCCGTGGCCGACTGGTCGCGGACGCCGCCCGAGCGGCTGGCCGGGATCCCCGTCGAGGACTGGGCGTACGAGGTCGCCTCGGTGCGGCGGGACGGCGTACGGGCCCTCGTACGGGCGGAGCTGCGCTACCGGCTCACCGGCTACGACCCGGCCCAGGCCGGCTCGGCCCGCGAGCTCGAACTGCACGGCGACGGCGGCACGTGGCGGGTGGCCGTGGACCGGCCCGCTCCGGGCACGCCGCCGCAGCTGTGGGACCAGGGGCCGGTGTCGGTGGTCCGGGGCGCGCACTCGCTGGTGCTGGGCGGCTCGGGGCAGAGCGAGGACACCCTGCGGGGGATCGCCGCCGAGGCCGACCGGGCGGTGCCCGCGGCGAGCGCCGCGTGGCCCCGGCCGTGGGCCGGGCGGGTGGTGGTGCTGGTCCCGGGATCACTGGCGCGGATGGCGGAGCTGCTGGGCGGGACGGCCGACGCGTACCGGGGCATGGGCGCCGTCACCACCGGCCGGGTGGGCGCGGGACCCGCTCCCGCGGACCGGGTGGTGGTCAACCCGGAGGGGTACGCCGAGCTGGGCGAGGCGGGCCGGCGGATCGTCCTGACCCACGAGGTCACCCACGTGGCCACCCGGGCGGCGACCTCCGCCACCACCCCGCTGTGGCTCTCCGAGGGCTTCGCGGACTGGGCGGCGTACCGCGGTGGCCCCACCACGCCGGGGCAGGGCGCCCCCGCGCTGGGCCGGGCCGTGCGGCGGGGCGAGGTGCCCGCCGAGCTGCCCGCCACGGAGGCCTTCGCCTTCGGCGGCGACTCGGAGGCGCTGGCCCGGGCGTACGAGGGCGCGTGGCTGGCCTGCCGGCTGATCGCGGCGGAATGGGGCGAGGAGGCCCTGGTCGACCTGTACGAGCGGGCGGCCCGGGAGCCGCTGCCGACGGCACTGGACGAGGCGCTCGGCGTGGACCGGGCGGGGCTGACGAAGGCCTGGCAGGAGGCCCTGCGCGACTGGCTCCGCTGAGCGCCGCACGCGTCCGGTACTGTCGGCAGGCAATGCACAAGACGCTGATCGTGACCAACGACTTCCCCCCGCGACCGGGCGGCATCCAGGCCTTCCTGCACAACATGGCGCTGCGGCTGGATCCCGACCGGGTCGTCGTGTACGCCTCCACCTGGAAGCACAATGCGGAGGGCCGCGAGGCCACCGCGGCCTTCGACGCCGAGCAGCCCTTCCAGGTGGTGCGCGACCGCACGACCATGCTGCTGCCGACCCCGCGCGTGACGCGGCGGGCGGTGGGCCTGCTGCGCGAACACGGCTGCGAGTCCGTGTGGTTCGGGGCGGCGGCCCCGCTGGGGCTGATGGGCCCGGCGCTGCGGCGGGCGGGGGCCAAGCGGATCGTGGCGACCACGCACGGGCACGAGGCGGGCTGGGCCCAGCTGCCGGCGGCGCGGCAGCTGCTGCGGCGGATCGGCGAGGGCACCGACACCCTGACCTACCTGGGGGAGTACACGCGCTCGCGGATCGCCTCGACGCTGACGGACCGCGCGGCGGCCCGGATGGTGCAGCTGCCGCCGGGCGTGGACGAGAAGACCTTCCACCCGGAGTCGGGCGGGGCGGAGGTCCGGGCGCGGCTCGGGCTGACCGACCGGCCGGTGGTGGTGTGCGTGTCCCGGCTCGTGCCGCGGAAGGGGCAGGACACGCTGATCGAGGCGATGCCGAGGATCCTGGCGGCGGTGCCCGACGCGGTGCTGCTGATCGTGGGCGGCGGGCCGTACGAGTCCGACCTGCGGGCGCTGGCGGTTTCCGTGGGCGTCGCGGACTCGGTGGTCTTCACGGGATCGGTCCCGTGGTCCGAACTGCCCGCCCACTACGGGGCCGGGGACGTCTTCGCCATGCCGTGCCGGACCCGGCGGGGCGGGCTGGACGTCGAGGGCCTGGGGATCGTCTACCTGGAGGCTTCGGCGACGGGGCTGCCGGTGGTCGCGGGCGACTCGGGCGGAGCGCCCGACGCGGTGCTGGACGGGGAGACGGGGTGGGTCGTGCGGGGCGGTGTCCCGGCCGACGCG is a genomic window containing:
- a CDS encoding glycosyltransferase family 4 protein, encoding MHKTLIVTNDFPPRPGGIQAFLHNMALRLDPDRVVVYASTWKHNAEGREATAAFDAEQPFQVVRDRTTMLLPTPRVTRRAVGLLREHGCESVWFGAAAPLGLMGPALRRAGAKRIVATTHGHEAGWAQLPAARQLLRRIGEGTDTLTYLGEYTRSRIASTLTDRAAARMVQLPPGVDEKTFHPESGGAEVRARLGLTDRPVVVCVSRLVPRKGQDTLIEAMPRILAAVPDAVLLIVGGGPYESDLRALAVSVGVADSVVFTGSVPWSELPAHYGAGDVFAMPCRTRRGGLDVEGLGIVYLEASATGLPVVAGDSGGAPDAVLDGETGWVVRGGVPADAADRVVALLLDPALRARMGERGRAWVEDRWRWDLLADRLRELL